A genomic stretch from Limnochordia bacterium includes:
- a CDS encoding ROK family transcriptional regulator: protein MKQGAVRPSNVLAELNRQLVIQTVREQGTLSRTDLAKQLNLSKPTVSKIVQELLTEGILVEAGVAESTGGKRATLLKFNARAHYVIGIVVAIDGTIFALATSDGTVVEQYQTRSCILDDPIEHLANGITNLITAKPPMQIVGIAIGMPSCADSREDTTVRETSAIAPALQSKFGIPVFVDTTINMAAIGELERGIAQGVQRFAYLHLGKALRVSIVSEGGILPGSPTDIGKVLMGTNTRSVRSIDALLKSSDSLSGTAHVLAITAFNINCILAPEVIVLAGNVSKELTDLTMKQYQSFPPETCPIKVSSLGNKAALLGSIHWAINSTRCDPLLSPLIEHTLK from the coding sequence ATGAAGCAAGGTGCAGTCCGGCCATCAAATGTGCTAGCTGAATTGAACCGACAACTGGTGATACAAACTGTTAGGGAACAGGGCACCCTATCGAGAACCGACCTGGCAAAGCAGCTGAATCTAAGCAAACCAACAGTATCAAAGATCGTGCAGGAGCTGCTCACAGAGGGAATCCTTGTGGAAGCTGGCGTGGCTGAATCTACAGGTGGAAAGCGGGCAACCTTACTCAAGTTTAACGCCCGCGCGCATTACGTTATCGGCATAGTCGTTGCTATTGACGGTACCATCTTCGCGCTGGCAACATCCGATGGTACTGTTGTGGAGCAGTACCAAACCCGTTCATGTATCCTCGATGACCCAATAGAACACCTGGCTAATGGCATCACCAATTTGATCACCGCCAAGCCTCCTATGCAAATCGTGGGGATTGCCATTGGAATGCCATCATGTGCAGACTCTAGAGAAGACACTACTGTCCGGGAGACTTCAGCTATTGCTCCTGCGCTGCAAAGCAAATTTGGCATTCCCGTATTCGTAGACACTACGATCAATATGGCTGCCATCGGCGAGCTCGAAAGGGGTATAGCCCAGGGTGTACAAAGATTCGCATACCTCCACTTAGGTAAGGCCCTTAGAGTCTCCATCGTTTCCGAAGGAGGAATTCTCCCTGGTAGTCCCACAGACATTGGCAAGGTACTTATGGGTACTAATACCAGATCGGTAAGGAGCATTGATGCACTCCTTAAGAGCTCAGACAGTCTTTCCGGTACCGCCCATGTTTTGGCCATTACCGCCTTTAACATCAACTGTATCCTCGCCCCGGAAGTAATTGTCTTGGCTGGGAATGTTTCAAAGGAGTTAACTGACCTGACGATGAAACAGTACCAGTCATTCCCTCCGGAAACATGCCCGATCAAAGTCAGTTCCTTAGGCAACAAGGCAGCATTGCTCGGCTCCATCCATTGGGCTATAAACAGCACTAGATGCGACCCATTACTATCCCCCTTGATCGAGCATACTCTAAAATGA
- a CDS encoding extracellular solute-binding protein, which translates to MRKGLLAMVLSTLVTMGILSCVRIRNDSRQQRGNQCMYLQRIRLVAWIALCLVVVGGTAEGKIVIEHLHNPVQGLRLLEATQAVAELFNAKQSDIEVKVTQSAGMYENTIITRILGGDSPDVISLIGYHYASYAYEGILADLGPYIQRDGLDLGEVFVPVAYQYFLFEGEQLGLPQMILPFVTYYNRHHFDEAGLVNPQALAANKQWTWEEIISLGKPLTYDSNADGVTDRYAIEFLGDQEDRVVLYAHQAGGSFFDVDVNPTKSLLTSPPVRQGVTFLHDLINVYRIAPPPRGFSDEYNMAGGNVSFTLEGVWQIQVFQETLKDAWDVAPLPHGPDNDAGMIHVDGVQMLSGIDHPEAAWEWIRFLTLDPEAVTIFTRVTEQPPVLLANLPDYFGLFRSEITRSLATAMLHTIEHPGSKPLFPPTPAYRELRDTFRPKMLEILGGEVAVEAGLEVLDQQWNRILADYHN; encoded by the coding sequence ATGCGCAAAGGATTGTTAGCAATGGTTCTGAGCACATTGGTTACTATGGGGATACTAAGCTGCGTTCGAATCAGGAATGATTCGAGGCAGCAAAGGGGGAATCAGTGCATGTACTTACAACGGATTAGGTTAGTAGCATGGATTGCGTTGTGTTTGGTTGTCGTGGGGGGTACGGCCGAAGGGAAGATCGTGATTGAGCATTTGCACAACCCGGTTCAGGGATTACGGCTTCTTGAGGCCACCCAAGCGGTTGCAGAACTCTTCAATGCTAAGCAGTCCGACATTGAGGTGAAGGTAACACAAAGCGCTGGTATGTACGAGAATACCATTATCACTCGCATCCTAGGAGGAGACTCCCCTGATGTGATCAGCCTGATTGGGTATCACTATGCTTCCTATGCCTATGAGGGCATACTGGCGGATCTAGGTCCATATATACAACGGGATGGTCTGGATCTGGGTGAAGTCTTTGTCCCGGTAGCCTATCAGTATTTCCTGTTCGAAGGGGAGCAATTGGGTTTGCCTCAGATGATTCTGCCGTTCGTTACGTACTATAACCGTCACCACTTCGATGAAGCAGGCTTAGTCAACCCCCAGGCCCTTGCAGCTAACAAGCAATGGACATGGGAAGAGATTATCTCCTTAGGCAAACCATTGACCTATGACAGCAACGCTGATGGCGTAACTGATCGATATGCCATAGAATTCTTAGGGGATCAAGAAGACAGGGTCGTTCTCTATGCTCATCAAGCCGGTGGTTCATTTTTTGATGTCGATGTGAATCCAACGAAGAGCTTGCTCACTAGTCCGCCGGTACGGCAGGGAGTGACGTTTCTGCACGACTTGATTAATGTGTACAGAATAGCTCCACCCCCAAGGGGATTCTCGGATGAATATAACATGGCGGGGGGAAATGTGTCCTTCACACTAGAAGGGGTATGGCAGATCCAGGTTTTTCAAGAGACTCTTAAGGATGCGTGGGATGTGGCGCCCTTACCCCACGGACCGGACAACGATGCGGGGATGATCCATGTTGATGGTGTACAGATGCTCTCAGGGATCGATCATCCTGAAGCTGCTTGGGAATGGATTCGGTTTCTTACCCTTGATCCGGAGGCGGTCACTATTTTTACACGGGTTACCGAACAACCACCGGTGCTTTTAGCAAACCTCCCAGACTACTTTGGTTTGTTCCGGAGCGAGATTACCCGTAGTCTAGCCACCGCTATGTTACACACCATTGAGCATCCGGGCAGTAAGCCTCTTTTCCCGCCAACACCAGCCTATCGGGAACTGCGCGATACCTTTCGTCCGAAAATGCTTGAGATACTAGGTGGAGAAGTGGCCGTAGAAGCAGGGCTTGAAGTCTTAGATCAGCAGTGGAACCGGATCTTAGCTGACTACCACAACTGA